A single window of Pontibacter actiniarum DNA harbors:
- a CDS encoding efflux RND transporter periplasmic adaptor subunit has protein sequence MKRYLNILFLALAVLVAACKGEDHKHAEGDTEYTCPMHPQIVQNKPGTCPICGMDLVPKAAHGDGVEITEDLAFLLKPTNSTVIASIATTKPEQKTAEASIKMDGIITYDPRRVYSVPARVGGRIEKLFVKYNFQPILKGQKLMEVYSPELITAQKELLYLVQSAPEDKQLIQAARQKLQYLGATSEQINRLISRGEESYTFALYSPYDGYVIDLNATAPAATASMAAAPAASAGGGMDAMGGGSAATAVAPATAAAAPAGQATQLREGMYVTVGQPLVRVVNAEQLWAEFNVPAGEMSSLAKGSPVLITFPQLPGEKLEAKVDFFQPFFDEGENFAKVRVYLPRDNRQVMVGQLVSAEATYKTEAALWVPKAAVLDIGTRTVAFRKVNGVFEPVAVTTGAAAGNEIQISSGLKQTDVIATNAQFLVDSESFIKVNN, from the coding sequence ATGAAACGATACCTGAACATACTTTTCCTGGCGCTGGCTGTACTAGTGGCGGCCTGCAAGGGGGAAGACCATAAGCATGCCGAGGGCGATACGGAATATACCTGCCCAATGCACCCGCAGATCGTGCAGAACAAGCCGGGCACCTGCCCTATTTGTGGCATGGACCTGGTGCCTAAAGCGGCGCACGGCGATGGCGTTGAGATCACCGAAGACTTGGCTTTCCTGCTGAAACCGACCAACAGCACTGTGATAGCCAGCATTGCCACTACCAAACCGGAGCAAAAAACGGCAGAGGCAAGCATAAAAATGGATGGCATTATCACCTACGATCCACGCAGGGTGTACTCGGTGCCGGCGCGGGTGGGCGGGCGCATTGAGAAGCTGTTCGTAAAGTATAACTTCCAGCCGATCCTCAAAGGCCAGAAGTTGATGGAAGTATACAGCCCAGAGCTGATCACGGCACAGAAGGAACTTCTATACCTGGTGCAGTCAGCTCCGGAGGACAAGCAGCTGATACAGGCTGCCAGGCAAAAGCTGCAGTACCTGGGTGCTACCAGTGAACAAATCAACCGCCTTATAAGCCGCGGCGAAGAAAGCTATACTTTTGCCCTCTACAGTCCTTACGACGGTTACGTGATCGACCTGAACGCAACCGCTCCGGCAGCCACGGCAAGTATGGCCGCAGCGCCTGCAGCCAGCGCCGGCGGCGGCATGGACGCGATGGGCGGAGGCAGTGCAGCCACAGCCGTTGCACCAGCCACAGCCGCCGCAGCTCCAGCCGGACAAGCCACACAATTACGTGAGGGCATGTATGTAACAGTTGGGCAACCGCTGGTGCGCGTAGTAAACGCAGAGCAGCTTTGGGCGGAGTTTAATGTACCTGCCGGCGAGATGAGCTCACTGGCAAAGGGCTCTCCTGTCTTGATCACTTTCCCGCAGCTTCCCGGCGAAAAACTGGAGGCGAAAGTAGATTTCTTCCAGCCGTTTTTTGATGAAGGAGAGAATTTTGCGAAGGTGCGAGTTTATCTGCCACGAGACAACAGACAGGTGATGGTAGGCCAGCTGGTAAGCGCCGAAGCTACCTATAAAACGGAAGCAGCGCTGTGGGTGCCCAAAGCAGCCGTACTGGACATCGGTACAAGAACAGTTGCCTTCCGGAAAGTGAATGGTGTGTTTGAGCCAGTTGCCGTTACCACAGGTGCTGCTGCAGGTAATGAGATTCAAATCTCTTCCGGACTGAAACAAACAGATGTAATCGCCACTAACGCGCAGTTCCTGGTAGACAGCGAAAGCTTCATCAAAGTCAATAATTAA
- a CDS encoding DUF3347 domain-containing protein, with protein sequence MMNRTLLAATLAAFVLSSCGENKQETTTAGTESIEHHEGMAHGDAMPAEGKVVIEAPDFTSVAGPVKEQIKSVIDSYLKLKDNLVASDAQKAQEDAKAVLAAADKVDVSALQGEQKAFAEEKLDEVKQSASKMAAATDLAAQRGQLELLSEATFALTKAFGASDQTLYYQHCPMAMDNQGAYWLSSNQEIRNPYFGEQMLKCGSTEETIN encoded by the coding sequence ATGATGAACAGAACCCTTTTAGCTGCTACCCTTGCAGCGTTTGTACTTTCTTCCTGCGGAGAGAACAAGCAGGAAACGACTACTGCCGGAACTGAAAGCATAGAGCACCACGAAGGTATGGCTCACGGCGATGCCATGCCGGCTGAGGGCAAAGTGGTGATAGAAGCTCCGGATTTCACCTCGGTTGCCGGTCCGGTAAAGGAGCAGATCAAATCAGTAATAGACAGCTACCTGAAACTGAAAGACAATTTGGTGGCTTCTGACGCACAGAAAGCCCAGGAAGACGCCAAAGCTGTACTGGCAGCTGCCGATAAAGTAGATGTATCTGCACTGCAGGGCGAGCAGAAGGCGTTTGCGGAAGAAAAACTGGACGAGGTAAAGCAAAGTGCTTCTAAAATGGCAGCAGCTACAGACCTGGCTGCACAGCGCGGACAACTGGAGTTGCTCTCCGAGGCAACTTTTGCGTTGACGAAAGCCTTCGGTGCTTCTGATCAGACGTTGTACTACCAGCACTGCCCAATGGCCATGGACAACCAGGGTGCTTACTGGCTGAGCTCCAACCAGGAGATCCGCAACCCTTACTTCGGTGAACAGATGCTCAAATGCGGTAGTACAGAGGAAACCATTAATTAA
- a CDS encoding helix-turn-helix domain-containing protein codes for MSEENQHQRVLRIKNMVCPRCIMVVREELEKLRLHVLEVELGTAVIAESNEIDETAINAAITSKGFELLHDKLEELVESTKVAVINLIYSDEISSLTTNLSTYLAEKLGKDYSTISTAFKACEGVALNRYIVLQKVERVKELLTYDELPLSAIATKLGYKSLQHLSRQFKEVTGTTLNKYKNQGGADRHPIDNLY; via the coding sequence ATGAGTGAAGAGAATCAGCACCAGCGGGTGCTTCGCATCAAAAACATGGTGTGTCCGCGCTGCATTATGGTTGTGCGGGAGGAACTGGAAAAGTTGCGCCTGCATGTACTGGAGGTAGAGTTAGGTACGGCTGTTATAGCTGAAAGTAATGAAATAGACGAAACAGCTATAAATGCAGCCATAACAAGCAAAGGTTTTGAGCTGCTACACGATAAGCTAGAAGAGCTTGTAGAAAGTACCAAAGTAGCTGTCATAAACTTAATCTACAGCGACGAAATCTCATCCCTTACCACTAATTTGTCTACATATCTGGCAGAGAAGTTGGGTAAAGACTATTCTACAATCAGTACCGCTTTCAAAGCATGTGAAGGAGTGGCCTTAAACAGGTACATTGTGTTACAGAAAGTAGAACGCGTCAAGGAATTGCTTACTTACGATGAACTCCCTCTCAGTGCGATTGCAACCAAACTAGGATACAAGAGCCTGCAACACTTGTCAAGGCAGTTCAAGGAAGTCACAGGCACAACCCTTAACAAATACAAAAACCAAGGTGGTGCTGACCGCCACCCCATTGACAATCTATATTAA
- a CDS encoding multicopper oxidase domain-containing protein — protein sequence MRDTLVNFTGKTRRAVAINGSIPAPALTFTQGDTAEIYVHNEMDVETSIHWHGVFLPNRFDGVPWLTQKPIKPHSTYLYKFPIIQNGTYWYHSHSAFQEQSGMYGALIFNKVNEPDMPAIPIVLSDWTDMNPREVYRSLRSANDWFSIQKGATQGYAEAIRKGYFGTKLKNEWKRMTAMDVSDVAYEKFLINGQDIAEQTHFTAGDVVKLRIVNGGASTYFWLTYSGSKITVVGNDGNDVEPVEVDRLIIASAETYDLLVTIPENMQYEFLATAEDRTNTTSLWLGRGMKMKAQRLGKLKYFEGMRMMNGMMKLSGDVEPMGMEMSNQQMDMNSVMYPESSGQDHSMHGGETPKPAAEKHMEMKQKADTASHEGNNIQGHDTHNMDRSVSSGEMVTLNYGMLRAPEKTTLKPGPEKVLRFELTGNMNRYVWTMDNKTVSESDRILIKKGENVKIIMFNNSMMRHPMHLHGHDFRVLNKHGEYAPLKNVLDILPMETDTIEFAASESGDWFFHCHILYHMIAGMGRVFTYQNSPPNPDLPDPKLAQKMFNREDKVFLPSAMVGLESNGSDGEFILGSSRYQVSTEWRIGFKKEYGIESETYFGRYFGKMQWLFPFIGFDYHYKSTFNEPENNMFGQLSNQNNRKAFVAGVQYTLPMLIVSEMRVDSKGKLRFQLRREDVPLTSRLRLNLMGNTDKEYMAGLRYIVTKYVSLSTHYDSDMKYGAGLTFIY from the coding sequence GTGCGGGATACGCTGGTAAACTTTACCGGAAAAACCAGAAGAGCCGTGGCCATTAACGGCAGCATTCCGGCACCTGCCTTAACCTTTACTCAGGGCGATACAGCCGAGATCTATGTGCATAATGAGATGGACGTGGAAACCTCCATACACTGGCACGGGGTGTTTCTGCCCAACCGGTTTGACGGCGTGCCGTGGCTTACACAAAAACCGATCAAGCCGCACTCCACTTACCTGTACAAATTCCCGATCATCCAGAATGGCACTTACTGGTACCATAGCCACAGCGCCTTTCAGGAGCAAAGCGGCATGTATGGAGCCCTGATCTTTAACAAAGTAAATGAGCCGGATATGCCGGCTATACCTATTGTGCTCAGCGACTGGACGGATATGAACCCTCGTGAAGTATACAGGTCATTGCGCAGCGCCAACGACTGGTTTTCGATACAGAAGGGGGCTACGCAGGGCTATGCGGAGGCCATCCGGAAAGGCTACTTTGGCACCAAACTGAAGAACGAATGGAAGCGCATGACGGCCATGGATGTAAGCGACGTGGCGTATGAGAAGTTTCTGATCAATGGGCAGGATATTGCGGAACAGACGCATTTTACGGCCGGGGATGTAGTCAAACTTCGGATAGTGAATGGCGGTGCTTCTACCTACTTCTGGTTAACCTATTCCGGCAGTAAGATTACCGTGGTGGGCAACGATGGTAACGATGTGGAGCCGGTGGAAGTGGATCGCCTGATCATTGCGTCTGCTGAGACCTACGACCTGCTGGTGACCATACCGGAGAACATGCAATACGAGTTCCTGGCAACTGCCGAAGACCGCACCAATACCACATCGTTGTGGCTGGGCAGGGGCATGAAAATGAAAGCACAGCGCCTGGGCAAGCTCAAATATTTCGAGGGCATGAGGATGATGAACGGCATGATGAAGCTGAGCGGCGATGTGGAGCCGATGGGCATGGAAATGAGCAATCAGCAGATGGACATGAACAGCGTGATGTACCCGGAATCTTCAGGCCAGGACCACAGCATGCACGGAGGGGAGACTCCGAAGCCAGCTGCCGAAAAACATATGGAAATGAAGCAGAAAGCTGATACCGCCTCACATGAAGGGAATAACATACAGGGGCACGACACGCACAACATGGACAGGAGTGTCAGCAGCGGTGAGATGGTAACCCTGAACTATGGCATGCTGCGGGCACCTGAGAAAACAACCCTCAAACCCGGACCGGAAAAAGTGCTGCGTTTTGAGCTCACCGGCAACATGAACCGCTACGTGTGGACGATGGACAATAAGACCGTGTCAGAGTCTGACAGGATCCTGATCAAAAAAGGAGAAAACGTGAAGATCATCATGTTCAACAACTCTATGATGCGCCACCCCATGCACCTGCACGGGCACGACTTCCGGGTGCTGAACAAGCATGGCGAATATGCGCCCCTCAAAAATGTGCTGGACATACTACCCATGGAGACAGACACGATTGAGTTTGCCGCCTCCGAGAGCGGCGACTGGTTCTTTCATTGCCATATTCTCTACCACATGATTGCCGGTATGGGACGCGTGTTCACCTATCAAAATTCTCCACCAAATCCTGATCTTCCGGATCCTAAACTAGCCCAAAAGATGTTTAACCGCGAAGACAAGGTTTTTCTGCCTTCAGCGATGGTAGGGCTGGAAAGCAACGGCAGCGACGGAGAGTTTATACTTGGTAGCTCCCGTTACCAGGTTTCTACAGAGTGGCGAATCGGGTTTAAGAAGGAGTATGGCATTGAAAGTGAAACTTATTTTGGTCGTTACTTTGGTAAAATGCAGTGGCTGTTTCCTTTTATCGGATTTGATTATCACTACAAAAGTACTTTCAATGAGCCTGAGAATAATATGTTTGGGCAGTTAAGTAACCAGAATAACCGAAAAGCCTTTGTAGCCGGTGTGCAGTATACCTTGCCCATGCTCATCGTATCGGAAATGAGGGTAGACAGCAAGGGAAAGCTGCGCTTCCAGTTGCGGCGCGAAGATGTTCCGCTTACCAGCCGCTTGCGTCTTAATTTGATGGGCAACACCGACAAAGAATACATGGCCGGCCTGCGGTACATCGTTACCAAGTACGTGTCTCTATCTACGCATTACGACAGCGACATGAAGTATGGCGCCGGTCTGACTTTTATTTATTAA
- a CDS encoding DUF305 domain-containing protein, which yields MKKSKNCTLLLESKFKISLFFFAVLFFLTSCNQSSTNAGDEAETSSATTATETTDNHSQHNMNTGEMSGMMEHMHQNMEEMHGMKATMTGDPDYDFAQIMSMHHQGAIRMAEDEIANGTNAKMKEMAQKTVKTNKEDIQKLQDFAKRHQPAKGDTATTMRMMQPMNKMMDDVHRNMGDMSGANTDHSFAQMMIHHHEIGNEMARAFLKQGKTPEMKQMAQKTIDQQTKEISELEAWKKQNPK from the coding sequence ATGAAAAAGTCTAAAAATTGCACCTTGCTACTTGAGTCTAAATTCAAAATATCCTTATTCTTTTTTGCGGTACTGTTCTTCCTCACCTCTTGTAACCAAAGTAGTACCAATGCTGGTGATGAGGCAGAGACTTCGAGCGCAACTACTGCCACAGAGACAACGGACAACCATTCCCAGCACAACATGAATACCGGTGAGATGAGCGGTATGATGGAACACATGCACCAAAACATGGAAGAGATGCACGGCATGAAAGCGACAATGACAGGAGATCCTGACTATGACTTTGCTCAGATAATGTCCATGCACCACCAAGGAGCCATCCGCATGGCAGAAGACGAAATAGCCAATGGCACCAACGCCAAAATGAAAGAGATGGCTCAAAAGACTGTGAAAACTAATAAAGAAGATATCCAGAAGCTTCAGGACTTTGCGAAAAGGCATCAACCCGCCAAAGGAGATACTGCCACCACCATGCGTATGATGCAGCCAATGAACAAAATGATGGATGATGTGCACAGGAACATGGGCGACATGAGCGGAGCTAATACAGATCACAGCTTTGCCCAAATGATGATACATCACCACGAAATTGGTAACGAAATGGCAAGAGCATTCCTAAAGCAAGGTAAAACCCCAGAAATGAAACAAATGGCTCAGAAGACCATTGATCAGCAGACCAAAGAAATATCGGAACTGGAGGCCTGGAAGAAGCAAAACCCGAAGTAG
- a CDS encoding MATE family efflux transporter: MEADKELVQIPVTATLRDKMKIVLLLAFPAVVENFFQTFIGFVDVYFVSKIGLAEVSAIGATNAILAIYFAVFMAIGVAANVRVANALGAKQVERARHIAQQAIILSILFGILTGIVTLFFARPLLTLMGLEEQVLDIGENYFRVVGIPSVFMSLMFALSANLRGSGNTRAPMKVSIIINIFHALLGYALIFGFWIFPEMGVTGAALATVASRVLGTLLLVYYIQRSEVLAFRKDFWSVDWGHQKELATLGSPAAGEVLIMRAGQIVYFGFIVSLGTNVFAAHQIAGNVEVISYMAGYGFATAVTILAGQQIGAGRIEEAVSFTKIGAWMAVGIMGVLGLLLFFLGEWAGSLFSQDPEVISKIGNALKVSGAFQPFLAALLTLTGAYQAANNTKFPMYLTAAGMWAIRTVLVYYLGITLGWGLTGVWIAIGIDIVTRAGVLAYKFAKGTWMNLEKEPEVESQCHPQSTKETMSDCVNNY, from the coding sequence ATGGAAGCTGACAAAGAGCTAGTACAAATACCGGTTACTGCCACTCTTCGTGATAAAATGAAGATTGTCCTGCTCCTTGCTTTTCCGGCAGTAGTAGAGAACTTCTTTCAGACATTTATTGGCTTTGTGGATGTTTATTTCGTGTCAAAAATTGGCTTGGCTGAGGTTTCTGCTATTGGGGCCACCAACGCCATACTGGCTATCTACTTTGCCGTCTTTATGGCGATAGGTGTGGCAGCAAACGTTAGGGTGGCAAACGCCTTGGGAGCGAAACAGGTAGAAAGAGCCCGTCATATCGCGCAGCAGGCAATTATACTCTCCATCCTTTTCGGCATTCTGACAGGAATCGTAACGCTGTTTTTTGCACGCCCCCTGCTCACACTCATGGGGCTGGAAGAGCAGGTACTGGACATAGGGGAGAACTATTTTCGGGTTGTGGGCATTCCTTCCGTGTTTATGTCGCTCATGTTTGCGCTCAGTGCCAATCTACGGGGTTCGGGTAACACACGTGCACCCATGAAAGTCAGCATTATTATCAACATCTTCCATGCGCTCCTGGGGTATGCTCTTATTTTCGGTTTCTGGATCTTTCCTGAAATGGGCGTAACGGGTGCTGCGCTGGCCACAGTTGCCTCCCGTGTGCTTGGAACCCTACTGCTCGTCTACTACATCCAGCGTTCAGAGGTGCTGGCCTTCCGGAAAGACTTCTGGTCTGTGGACTGGGGCCACCAGAAGGAGCTTGCTACATTAGGCAGCCCTGCCGCCGGTGAAGTACTCATCATGCGGGCCGGGCAGATTGTTTATTTCGGTTTTATTGTTTCACTGGGCACCAACGTCTTTGCCGCTCATCAGATTGCCGGAAACGTGGAGGTGATCTCCTATATGGCAGGCTATGGCTTTGCCACAGCGGTTACAATACTGGCCGGACAGCAGATAGGGGCAGGAAGAATAGAGGAGGCGGTTTCCTTTACAAAAATAGGGGCCTGGATGGCTGTGGGCATAATGGGTGTGCTGGGCTTACTGCTCTTCTTCTTGGGGGAGTGGGCTGGCAGTCTGTTCTCCCAAGACCCGGAGGTGATCTCTAAAATAGGAAACGCCCTGAAGGTTTCCGGAGCGTTTCAGCCTTTTTTGGCCGCCCTATTAACGCTTACGGGCGCATACCAGGCTGCCAATAACACGAAGTTCCCCATGTACCTGACGGCGGCCGGTATGTGGGCCATTCGCACTGTTCTGGTTTATTACTTGGGAATAACCTTGGGCTGGGGTCTTACAGGTGTCTGGATTGCCATTGGTATTGACATTGTAACCCGTGCAGGGGTACTGGCCTATAAATTCGCCAAAGGTACTTGGATGAACCTGGAAAAAGAACCTGAGGTGGAGTCACAGTGTCACCCGCAGTCAACAAAAGAGACCATGTCTGACTGCGTTAATAATTACTAA
- a CDS encoding efflux RND transporter periplasmic adaptor subunit: MRRYLNILFLLTAILVAACSVEEKSHAEGEKATYTCPMHPQIVQDKPGTCPICFMDLVPVSQSGKENGELMLSESQIALGNIKTKRVKSGSVGSNAILTGKLVLDETQTDVISSRAAGRIEKLYLKESGQTIKKGQPLYELYSEELLTLQREYLLALAQNRELGQENPRFSSFLEAAKKKLILYGLTEGQIRNLARTSEVNPRITFVAPAGGVITEVAAAEGQYVAEGGVLYRLGKLGKIWVEAELYPQEVGSIEEGDPIKISVEGFGQEPVTAKVTFISPEFRAGSQVAILRAELPNPNDQYLPGMQANIILPSDTGSSLTLPTDAVIRDEKGSHVWVQSGKDTFKAQMVTLGEESADNVAILSGLKENDKVVVSGAYLLYSEFVLKKGADPMAGHQH; this comes from the coding sequence ATGAGACGATATTTGAACATACTATTTCTGCTGACGGCTATACTTGTAGCGGCCTGCTCCGTGGAAGAAAAATCACATGCAGAAGGTGAAAAGGCAACCTATACCTGCCCTATGCACCCGCAGATCGTGCAGGATAAGCCCGGCACCTGCCCTATCTGCTTTATGGACCTGGTACCGGTGTCGCAGTCGGGTAAGGAGAACGGTGAACTTATGCTGAGCGAGAGCCAGATCGCGCTGGGCAACATCAAAACCAAACGCGTTAAGTCGGGCTCGGTGGGCAGCAACGCTATACTTACCGGTAAGCTCGTGCTCGACGAAACCCAGACCGATGTTATCAGCAGCCGTGCCGCCGGGCGAATAGAAAAACTATACCTGAAAGAAAGCGGGCAAACTATAAAGAAAGGCCAGCCGCTGTACGAACTGTATTCCGAAGAACTCCTGACGCTGCAGCGCGAGTACCTGCTGGCCCTGGCGCAAAACCGGGAGCTAGGCCAGGAGAATCCCCGCTTTTCTTCGTTTCTGGAGGCTGCCAAAAAGAAGCTTATACTTTACGGTTTAACAGAAGGCCAGATCCGCAACCTTGCCAGAACAAGCGAGGTTAATCCTCGGATCACGTTTGTTGCCCCTGCCGGTGGTGTGATAACCGAAGTCGCCGCAGCCGAAGGTCAGTATGTGGCAGAAGGCGGCGTGCTGTACCGCTTAGGAAAACTGGGTAAGATCTGGGTAGAAGCTGAACTGTATCCGCAGGAAGTCGGCAGTATAGAGGAAGGCGATCCAATCAAGATTTCGGTAGAAGGTTTTGGCCAGGAGCCGGTAACGGCAAAGGTTACCTTCATCAGCCCGGAATTCAGAGCCGGTAGCCAGGTCGCTATACTTCGTGCCGAACTGCCAAACCCGAACGATCAGTACCTGCCCGGCATGCAGGCCAACATTATACTTCCTTCAGATACAGGTTCATCGCTTACCCTGCCAACTGACGCCGTAATCCGCGACGAGAAAGGCTCGCATGTTTGGGTACAATCAGGAAAAGATACCTTTAAAGCCCAGATGGTTACGCTTGGCGAAGAAAGCGCTGACAATGTAGCTATACTTTCGGGCCTGAAGGAAAACGACAAGGTGGTGGTATCTGGTGCCTATTTACTTTATAGTGAGTTTGTGTTGAAGAAGGGGGCTGACCCGATGGCCGGCCATCAGCACTAA
- a CDS encoding nuclear transport factor 2 family protein yields the protein MMRKNTFTLLLAFVMLLFIKQSFAQATGNPESEQVKKVLSSYKAAIEALDVSNTTHLFAKDSKVFESGGVEGTYSHYLDHHLGPELKVFKSFNYSDYKVDVQVDGLYAFATETYIYTIVLAKDGSTIKKKGVATSTLKNNNGKWEIVSLHSSSRNTK from the coding sequence ATGATGAGAAAAAATACTTTTACCCTACTTCTGGCATTTGTAATGCTGCTCTTTATTAAACAATCATTTGCCCAGGCTACAGGCAATCCTGAATCTGAACAGGTAAAAAAAGTGCTAAGCTCTTACAAAGCAGCTATTGAGGCCTTGGACGTCTCTAACACTACCCATCTCTTCGCAAAGGACTCTAAAGTATTTGAATCAGGCGGCGTAGAGGGGACCTATTCGCACTACCTGGACCACCACTTAGGACCTGAACTTAAAGTGTTCAAGTCTTTTAACTACAGTGACTACAAGGTAGATGTGCAAGTAGATGGGCTTTACGCTTTTGCAACGGAGACTTACATCTATACTATAGTGTTGGCAAAAGACGGTAGTACCATTAAAAAGAAAGGGGTGGCTACCTCTACGTTAAAAAATAACAATGGAAAATGGGAGATTGTAAGCTTACACAGCTCCTCCAGAAACACAAAATAA
- a CDS encoding copper-translocating P-type ATPase, with amino-acid sequence MNLDPHSNQNNRQRHHHHSHHGTPQRQEAMQQKDQITERLEEKTLHGHEHAMHEDTTGHPPHGEHGHDHHRMMIADFRKRFWISLVLSIPVILLSHMVQNILGYSLQVPYSLHISFILSSIIFFYGGWPFLTGLAEEVKKSSPGMMTLIGVAITVAYLYSTAIVFGLEGMDFFWELATLIVIMLLGHWIEMRSVLGASKALELLVSMMPADAMLIRDGETVQVRIEELQKGDLILVKPGEKVPADGVVEDGESYLNESMLTGESKPVKKNNNAKVIGGSINGNGALRVRVEYTGKESYLNKVIKLVQDAQKTKSETQRLADRAAKWLTYIALFAGFGTLAVWLLLGQEFAFALERMVTVMVISCPHALGLAVPLVVAISTAVSANNGLLIRNRTAFENSRLITTIIFDKTGTLTQGSHEIASVVTFDKGMDEREMLRLAAGVEQNSEHFISQSILRRVKEEGIAVPSSQSFNYLPGKGLEGTVEGKDVKVVGPNYIKEFNIEVPTSEAEEGVETVVYVLAEGQPVGYITMRDQIREESAGAIRVLKENGIKNLLLTGDNERVAKSVSDQLQMDGYLANVLPHQKQEKVKELQAKGEFVAMTGDGVNDAPALAQADVGIAVGSGTDVAAETADIILVNSNPQDIASLILFGKATYRKMIQNLIWATGYNVVALPLAAGVLYSQGIMVSPAVGAALMSLSTVIVAVNAQLLRRQIK; translated from the coding sequence ATGAACCTCGACCCTCACTCTAATCAGAATAATAGGCAGAGACACCACCATCACTCGCACCACGGGACACCTCAACGCCAGGAGGCCATGCAGCAAAAAGACCAGATAACGGAACGGCTGGAGGAGAAGACGCTGCACGGGCACGAGCACGCCATGCACGAAGACACCACCGGTCATCCACCGCACGGGGAGCACGGCCACGACCATCATCGCATGATGATCGCTGATTTTCGTAAAAGATTCTGGATATCGCTGGTGTTGTCTATCCCTGTGATCCTCCTGAGCCACATGGTGCAAAACATTCTGGGATATTCATTGCAGGTGCCGTATAGCCTACACATTTCTTTCATACTTTCTTCCATCATCTTTTTCTACGGTGGCTGGCCTTTCCTGACGGGGCTGGCCGAAGAAGTAAAGAAAAGCTCCCCGGGGATGATGACCCTAATCGGCGTCGCCATCACAGTAGCTTACCTCTACAGTACTGCCATTGTGTTTGGGCTGGAGGGCATGGACTTCTTCTGGGAACTGGCCACGCTGATCGTGATCATGTTGCTAGGGCACTGGATCGAGATGCGCTCGGTGCTCGGCGCCTCTAAGGCATTGGAGTTGCTGGTAAGCATGATGCCTGCCGACGCCATGCTCATCAGGGATGGGGAAACCGTGCAGGTGCGGATCGAGGAGTTGCAGAAAGGCGACCTGATCCTGGTGAAGCCCGGCGAAAAGGTACCAGCCGATGGCGTGGTGGAAGACGGCGAAAGCTACCTCAACGAGAGTATGCTCACCGGCGAGAGCAAGCCGGTAAAAAAGAACAACAACGCCAAAGTGATCGGTGGATCCATTAACGGTAACGGGGCGCTACGGGTGCGGGTGGAATACACCGGCAAGGAAAGCTACCTCAACAAGGTAATCAAGTTGGTGCAGGATGCTCAGAAGACCAAATCCGAAACGCAGCGCTTGGCCGACCGCGCGGCCAAATGGCTCACCTACATTGCCCTCTTCGCCGGCTTTGGTACCCTGGCGGTTTGGCTGCTGCTGGGTCAGGAGTTTGCCTTTGCCCTAGAACGAATGGTAACGGTGATGGTGATCTCCTGTCCGCATGCGCTGGGGCTGGCGGTGCCTTTGGTCGTGGCGATCTCCACGGCTGTCTCGGCCAACAACGGCCTGCTCATCCGCAACCGTACCGCCTTCGAAAATTCCCGTCTCATTACCACCATTATCTTCGATAAGACCGGTACCCTCACCCAGGGCTCCCACGAAATCGCCTCAGTGGTCACCTTTGACAAGGGAATGGACGAACGAGAAATGTTACGCCTGGCAGCCGGCGTAGAGCAGAACTCAGAGCATTTTATTTCCCAAAGTATACTTCGCAGAGTAAAAGAAGAAGGTATCGCAGTGCCTTCCTCACAGTCGTTCAACTACCTGCCCGGAAAAGGGCTGGAAGGTACGGTGGAGGGCAAAGATGTAAAAGTGGTCGGGCCCAACTATATCAAGGAGTTTAACATTGAAGTTCCAACCAGCGAGGCCGAAGAAGGAGTAGAGACGGTGGTGTACGTGCTGGCAGAGGGACAGCCGGTCGGCTATATCACCATGCGCGACCAGATCCGTGAAGAATCGGCCGGGGCCATTCGGGTGCTCAAAGAAAACGGCATTAAAAACCTGCTGCTTACCGGCGACAACGAGCGCGTGGCCAAAAGCGTGAGCGATCAGCTGCAGATGGATGGCTACCTGGCCAACGTACTGCCGCACCAGAAACAGGAAAAGGTGAAGGAGTTGCAGGCTAAAGGCGAATTCGTGGCTATGACGGGCGACGGCGTGAACGACGCCCCTGCCCTGGCGCAGGCCGATGTGGGCATTGCCGTAGGCTCGGGCACCGACGTGGCCGCCGAAACAGCTGACATCATATTGGTGAACAGTAACCCGCAGGACATCGCCTCGCTTATCCTTTTCGGCAAGGCCACTTACCGCAAAATGATCCAGAACCTGATTTGGGCCACTGGCTATAATGTGGTGGCACTGCCGCTGGCGGCGGGCGTGCTCTACAGCCAGGGTATTATGGTGTCACCAGCGGTGGGAGCCGCTCTTATGAGCCTGAGCACTGTGATTGTGGCCGTCAATGCACAGCTGCTACGCCGACAGATAAAGTAG